A portion of the Edaphobacter lichenicola genome contains these proteins:
- a CDS encoding prolyl oligopeptidase family serine peptidase: protein MTPISEAVPTSAETTSTLSYPVARTVEQTDDYFGTTVSDPYRWMEDVDSAELKTWVDAENELTQSYVAEVPTREAMQRRLMELINFERYTAPARRGSRYFYSHNSGLQNQNVIYWHTGLEGEPKVLLDPNTFSEDATVAISGLSITDDGSLAAYSIADAGSDWVKWHVRDVTTGEDLPDVVEWSKFSGASWLKDGSGFFYEGYDAPKAEALKAANYFHKVFFHKLGTPQSEDKLVFDRPDDKELNVGAQVTDDGRYLVLHQSKGTSPNNELAIKDLQQPDAPIVRLIDVADATYAPINNDGTLFWLLTTLDAPNGKVISIDLNHPERENWKTVIPESKNKLSDVSIIDDTFIANYLADAQSLVELHRLDGTFIERLALPAIGTANGFGGLREDTETFYQFSNFTTPGTVYRLDMKTRRSTVYRQPKLLFDPSLYETEQIFYASKDGTRVPMFVSKKKGIALDGSAPALLYAYGGFNVPLMPEFSSAHVMWMEMGGIYAQPGLRGGGEYGEAWHDAGTRLKKQNVFDDFIAAAEWLIANKYTSAKKLAILGGSNGGLLVAACELQRPELFGAAVAAVGVMDMLRFDKFTIGWAWKEEYGAPSENAEEFAAIYKYSPLHNIRAGVAYPATLITTGDHDDRVYPAHSFKYTAALQAVQTGANPILIRVETRAGHGAGMPLSKRIEATVDQYAFMVRALGVGGQR, encoded by the coding sequence ATGACACCGATTTCTGAAGCAGTACCGACGTCCGCCGAAACTACCTCGACACTCAGCTATCCCGTCGCTCGCACGGTTGAGCAGACGGATGATTATTTTGGAACGACGGTCAGCGATCCGTACCGATGGATGGAGGATGTGGATTCGGCTGAGCTGAAGACGTGGGTGGATGCTGAGAACGAGTTGACGCAGAGTTATGTTGCGGAGGTGCCGACTCGCGAGGCGATGCAGCGGCGGTTGATGGAGTTGATCAACTTTGAGAGATATACCGCTCCAGCTCGTCGAGGGAGCCGTTATTTTTACTCGCACAACAGTGGGTTGCAGAACCAGAACGTTATTTATTGGCACACCGGGTTGGAGGGTGAGCCGAAGGTGCTGCTCGATCCGAATACCTTTTCAGAAGATGCGACGGTTGCGATCAGCGGGCTGAGTATCACCGACGATGGATCTCTTGCGGCTTACTCGATTGCGGATGCGGGTAGTGATTGGGTGAAGTGGCATGTGCGGGATGTGACGACGGGTGAGGATCTGCCGGATGTTGTGGAGTGGTCGAAGTTCAGCGGGGCTTCTTGGCTGAAGGATGGAAGCGGGTTTTTCTATGAAGGGTATGACGCCCCTAAGGCTGAGGCGCTGAAGGCTGCGAACTACTTTCACAAGGTCTTCTTTCACAAGCTGGGGACGCCGCAGAGCGAAGACAAACTGGTGTTCGATCGTCCGGATGATAAGGAGTTGAATGTGGGCGCTCAGGTGACCGATGATGGCCGGTACCTGGTGCTGCATCAGTCGAAGGGGACGAGCCCGAACAATGAGCTGGCGATTAAGGATCTGCAGCAGCCTGATGCTCCTATTGTGCGGCTGATTGATGTTGCGGATGCGACGTATGCGCCAATCAATAATGACGGGACGCTTTTCTGGCTGCTGACTACGCTGGATGCACCGAATGGCAAGGTGATCTCGATTGATTTGAATCATCCGGAGCGGGAGAACTGGAAGACGGTGATTCCGGAGAGCAAGAACAAGCTTAGTGATGTCTCGATCATCGACGACACGTTTATCGCAAACTATCTGGCGGACGCGCAGAGCCTGGTGGAGCTGCATCGTCTGGATGGGACGTTCATTGAGAGGCTTGCGCTGCCTGCGATTGGGACGGCGAATGGGTTTGGTGGACTGCGTGAAGACACTGAGACTTTTTATCAGTTCAGCAACTTTACGACTCCGGGTACGGTCTATCGGCTGGATATGAAGACGCGGCGGTCGACGGTGTATCGCCAGCCGAAGTTGTTGTTTGATCCGAGTTTGTATGAGACCGAGCAGATCTTTTATGCGAGCAAAGATGGCACGCGGGTGCCGATGTTCGTCAGCAAGAAGAAGGGGATTGCGCTTGATGGGAGCGCGCCGGCGCTGCTGTATGCGTATGGCGGGTTCAATGTTCCGCTGATGCCGGAGTTTTCTTCGGCGCATGTGATGTGGATGGAGATGGGCGGGATCTATGCGCAGCCTGGACTGCGTGGCGGCGGGGAGTATGGCGAGGCGTGGCATGATGCAGGTACTCGGCTGAAGAAGCAGAACGTGTTTGACGATTTCATTGCGGCGGCGGAGTGGTTGATCGCGAATAAGTACACCTCTGCAAAGAAGCTTGCGATTTTGGGTGGCAGTAATGGCGGGTTGCTGGTGGCTGCGTGTGAGCTGCAGCGGCCGGAGCTGTTTGGTGCAGCGGTGGCGGCGGTTGGCGTGATGGATATGCTGCGCTTCGACAAGTTCACGATTGGGTGGGCGTGGAAGGAGGAGTACGGGGCGCCTTCGGAGAATGCGGAAGAGTTTGCTGCGATTTATAAGTATTCGCCGCTGCATAACATCAGAGCAGGTGTTGCGTATCCTGCGACGTTGATTACTACGGGGGACCATGATGATCGCGTGTATCCGGCGCACAGTTTCAAGTACACGGCTGCGTTGCAGGCTGTGCAGACGGGGGCGAATCCGATCCTGATTCGGGTGGAGACGCGGGCGGGACATGGGGCGGGAATGCCGTTGAGTAAGCGCATTGAGGCTACGGTCGATCAGTATGCGTTTATGGTGCGGGCTTTGGGGGTTGGTGGGCAGAGGTAG
- a CDS encoding phosphoribosylanthranilate isomerase — translation MWIKICANTNLDDAQLAAELGADAVGFVFAPSARNVTATDVAKITPHLPSWVERVGVFPTLEAEEIARIAQQAGLNAIQLHGGVSLTLVRQLHALLNGSAKLIQTVHWNVTADDTNNASATGVAHHLREIAADGLVDRVLIDAKVGAAIGGTGIAFDWEAARTTFAEAGTGLKLIVAGGLREDNVADAIRGLCPWGIDVASGVEQAPGKKSPEKLAAFIRKARESAQ, via the coding sequence ATGTGGATCAAGATCTGCGCGAACACGAACCTCGACGACGCTCAGCTGGCCGCCGAGCTTGGCGCAGACGCAGTCGGCTTCGTCTTCGCGCCCAGCGCACGCAACGTCACCGCAACGGACGTAGCGAAGATCACGCCACACCTGCCGTCCTGGGTCGAGCGCGTCGGCGTCTTCCCCACCCTTGAAGCCGAAGAGATCGCCCGCATCGCCCAGCAGGCGGGCCTCAATGCAATCCAGCTTCACGGCGGCGTCAGCCTCACCCTCGTGCGGCAACTACACGCTCTCCTCAACGGAAGCGCGAAGCTGATCCAAACAGTGCATTGGAACGTAACCGCCGACGATACAAATAACGCAAGCGCAACAGGCGTAGCACATCATCTCCGCGAGATCGCCGCAGACGGCCTCGTTGACCGCGTACTCATCGACGCAAAGGTAGGCGCAGCCATAGGCGGCACCGGCATCGCCTTCGATTGGGAAGCCGCCCGTACAACATTCGCTGAAGCAGGCACAGGCCTCAAGCTCATAGTGGCTGGAGGCCTGCGCGAGGACAACGTAGCAGACGCCATCCGCGGACTATGCCCTTGGGGCATCGATGTCGCCAGCGGAGTAGAGCAGGCACCCGGCAAAAAAAGTCCAGAGAAGCTGGCAGCATTCATCCGCAAGGCGCGAGAATCCGCACAATAG
- the trpC gene encoding indole-3-glycerol phosphate synthase TrpC, with translation MPTQLDQILAHTKLQVEARKAVADLAQLERNAALHTPRGFRASLQAAASEGPAIIAEIKKASPSKGLIRADFHPATLAKTFEASGAAALSVLTDEHFFQGSLACLQEASSVVRIPCLRKDFILDPFQILEARAYAADAILLIVSAHTDASLIALNNEARTMGLDVLCETHNREEMDRATALGFDLIGVNSRDLRTFAVRTEVFAELAEHMPKNAVMVAESGIRTAEDIASFRAAGYDAFLVGETLMRQPDPGEALATLLDHKLSSNI, from the coding sequence ATGCCCACCCAGCTCGACCAGATCCTTGCCCACACAAAGTTGCAGGTCGAAGCCCGCAAGGCAGTCGCCGACCTCGCCCAACTGGAACGCAACGCCGCCCTACACACTCCACGCGGCTTCCGTGCAAGCCTGCAAGCTGCGGCCAGCGAAGGCCCAGCCATCATCGCCGAGATCAAAAAAGCCTCCCCATCAAAGGGCCTCATTCGCGCCGACTTCCACCCGGCAACCCTCGCCAAAACATTCGAGGCGTCCGGTGCAGCCGCACTCTCCGTCCTCACCGACGAGCACTTCTTCCAGGGCTCCCTCGCCTGTCTCCAAGAGGCCTCCAGCGTCGTCCGAATCCCCTGCCTCCGCAAGGACTTCATCCTCGACCCCTTCCAGATCCTCGAAGCCCGCGCCTACGCTGCAGATGCCATCCTTCTCATCGTCTCCGCCCACACCGACGCATCCCTCATCGCCCTCAACAACGAGGCCCGCACCATGGGACTCGACGTCCTCTGCGAGACCCACAACCGCGAAGAGATGGATCGCGCCACCGCACTTGGCTTTGACCTCATCGGCGTCAACAGCCGCGATCTCCGCACCTTCGCTGTCCGCACCGAAGTCTTCGCCGAGCTCGCCGAGCACATGCCGAAGAACGCCGTCATGGTCGCTGAGAGTGGCATCCGTACCGCCGAAGACATCGCAAGCTTCCGAGCCGCAGGGTACGACGCGTTCCTCGTCGGCGAGACGCTCATGCGCCAGCCCGACCCCGGCGAAGCTCTGGCTACCCTCCTGGATCACAAACTCTCCTCCAACATCTAA
- a CDS encoding response regulator, which yields MRRRILLVDDEVAVLLTLKAVLEISGFDVDTAASGREGVSKLHTREYQMLITDMRMEHDAAGVEVIKAARAASYHPAVALLTAFPVAEEDWQEMGADELLVKPMHTRILLQQIEDLIASHEQKLAKLGLPTGMEKQTPPPTSKKTAKKATAKKAIAKKAIKKAAKKATTKAVAKKAAAKKPVAKKIAKKALKASRKPKPTPRRAKT from the coding sequence ATGAGACGCCGTATCTTGCTGGTTGATGATGAAGTCGCCGTGTTGCTGACGTTGAAGGCTGTCCTCGAGATAAGCGGGTTTGATGTGGACACCGCAGCCTCAGGTCGCGAGGGTGTCTCAAAGCTTCACACGCGCGAGTACCAGATGCTGATCACCGACATGCGCATGGAACATGATGCTGCCGGCGTCGAAGTCATCAAAGCCGCACGCGCCGCCTCCTACCACCCCGCCGTCGCGCTCCTGACGGCCTTCCCCGTCGCCGAGGAGGACTGGCAGGAGATGGGCGCCGACGAGCTCCTCGTCAAGCCCATGCACACCCGCATCCTGCTTCAGCAGATCGAGGACCTCATCGCCTCCCACGAGCAAAAGCTCGCCAAGCTAGGTCTGCCGACCGGCATGGAAAAACAAACCCCACCCCCCACGTCAAAGAAAACCGCAAAAAAAGCCACCGCAAAAAAAGCAATCGCAAAGAAGGCCATCAAGAAGGCTGCGAAGAAAGCCACCACCAAAGCGGTCGCAAAGAAAGCCGCTGCAAAAAAGCCCGTCGCGAAGAAGATCGCGAAGAAAGCCCTGAAGGCCTCGCGCAAACCCAAGCCCACTCCCCGCCGCGCTAAAACCTAG
- the infC gene encoding translation initiation factor IF-3: MRAREIRVIDENGEQLGVMAPFDALKMARERSLDLVEISPNAVPPVCKIQDYGKYLYEKDKSDRAARKKQKVIVIKEVKFSVTVDEHDYQTKKNQAVRFLGEGDKVKASLRFKGRQMAHRDLGYKIINRLILDIGDAGLVEFMPRMEGTTLHAILAPSKKAEPAPKKAPAPASPAAGTKTVEAPAPATVQA; this comes from the coding sequence ATTCGCGCCCGCGAGATTCGCGTCATCGACGAAAACGGCGAACAGCTCGGCGTGATGGCTCCTTTTGACGCTCTCAAGATGGCTCGCGAGCGCTCGCTTGACCTTGTAGAGATATCGCCGAATGCGGTGCCACCGGTCTGTAAGATCCAGGACTACGGCAAATATCTTTATGAGAAGGACAAGAGCGACCGTGCGGCGCGCAAGAAGCAGAAGGTGATCGTCATCAAAGAGGTCAAGTTCTCGGTCACGGTCGACGAGCATGACTATCAGACCAAGAAGAACCAAGCCGTTCGCTTCCTTGGCGAAGGCGATAAGGTCAAGGCGTCCCTGCGCTTCAAAGGGCGGCAGATGGCTCACCGCGATCTCGGGTACAAGATCATCAACCGGTTGATCCTGGATATTGGGGATGCCGGTCTGGTGGAGTTTATGCCCCGCATGGAAGGAACCACACTGCATGCGATTCTCGCCCCGTCGAAAAAGGCTGAGCCTGCACCCAAAAAAGCACCTGCTCCAGCCTCTCCGGCTGCTGGAACCAAGACCGTCGAAGCGCCCGCTCCGGCCACAGTTCAAGCCTGA